A stretch of Helicobacter pylori oki112 DNA encodes these proteins:
- the dxr gene encoding 1-deoxy-D-xylulose-5-phosphate reductoisomerase gives MVVLGSTGSIGKNALKIAKKFKVEIEALSCGKNIALINEQIKVFKPKKVAVLDPNDLNNLEPLGAEVFVGLDGIDAMIEECASNLVLNAIVGVAGLKASFKSLQRNKKLALANKESLVSAGHLLDISQITPVDSEHFGLWALLQNKTLKPKSLIISASGGAFRDTPLEFIPIQNAQNALKHPNWSMGSKITIDSASMVNKLFEILETYWLFGASLKIDALIERSSIVHALVEFEDNSVIAHLASADMKLPISYAINPKLASLNASIKPLDLYALSAIKFEPISMERYTLWRYKDLLLENPKLGVVLNASNEVAMKKFLNQEIAFGGFIQIISQALELYAKKSFKLSTLDEVLALDKEVRDRFKNYR, from the coding sequence ATGGTTGTTTTAGGAAGCACCGGCTCTATTGGGAAAAACGCCCTAAAAATCGCAAAAAAATTCAAGGTAGAAATAGAGGCCTTAAGCTGTGGGAAAAATATCGCTTTAATCAATGAGCAAATCAAAGTTTTCAAACCCAAGAAAGTGGCGGTTTTAGATCCTAACGATTTGAATAATTTAGAGCCTTTGGGTGCGGAAGTGTTTGTGGGGTTAGACGGCATTGACGCGATGATAGAGGAGTGTGCCTCAAATTTAGTCCTTAACGCTATTGTGGGCGTGGCAGGATTAAAGGCGAGCTTTAAAAGCTTGCAAAGGAACAAAAAACTAGCCCTAGCGAATAAAGAGAGCTTGGTGAGCGCGGGGCATTTATTAGACATTTCACAAATCACGCCCGTTGATAGCGAGCATTTTGGTTTATGGGCGTTGTTGCAAAACAAGACTTTAAAGCCTAAATCTTTAATCATTAGCGCGAGTGGTGGGGCTTTCAGGGACACGCCTTTAGAATTTATTCCTATTCAAAACGCACAAAACGCGCTCAAGCACCCTAATTGGAGCATGGGATCTAAAATCACCATTGATTCAGCGAGCATGGTCAATAAGCTTTTTGAAATCCTAGAAACCTATTGGCTTTTTGGCGCGTCTTTAAAGATTGATGCGCTCATTGAAAGAAGCTCTATCGTGCATGCTTTGGTGGAGTTTGAAGACAACTCTGTCATCGCGCATTTAGCGAGCGCGGACATGAAACTACCCATAAGCTATGCCATTAACCCCAAATTAGCTTCCTTGAACGCTTCCATTAAGCCCTTAGATCTATACGCTTTAAGCGCGATTAAATTTGAACCCATTAGCATGGAGCGCTACACTTTGTGGCGTTATAAAGACTTGTTGTTGGAAAATCCAAAGCTTGGCGTGGTGCTGAATGCGAGCAATGAAGTGGCGATGAAGAAGTTTTTAAATCAAGAAATCGCCTTTGGAGGCTTTATCCAAATCATTTCTCAAGCCTTAGAATTGTATGCTAAAAAATCTTTCAAGCTTTCTACTTTAGATGAAGTGCTAGCGTTAGATAAGGAAGTTAGGGATCGTTTTAAAAATTATAGGTAG
- a CDS encoding phosphatidate cytidylyltransferase, translating to MKEELFKEKSRYITGFVLIIVAGLILYADNLLLFWAVLGGIYAVGFSEALRLFQVKASFSLYFILVLSWVVAYFNGRPIECTLISAMVMASVIAYQKAHHSEAILPFLYPGVGFFALFGVYKDFGAVAIIWLLVVVAASDVGAFFGGKLLGKTPFTPTSPNKTLEGALIGVVLASVLGSFVGMGKLSGGFLMALLFSFLIALVAVFGDLYESYLKRRVGIKDSGKILPGHGGVLDRLDSMLFGALGLHALLYFLEVWKETAVFLGD from the coding sequence GTGAAAGAAGAGTTATTTAAAGAAAAATCTCGTTACATTACAGGGTTTGTTTTAATCATTGTAGCAGGCTTGATTTTGTATGCGGACAATTTGTTGTTGTTTTGGGCGGTTTTAGGGGGGATTTATGCGGTAGGATTTTCTGAAGCGTTAAGATTGTTTCAAGTTAAAGCGAGCTTTAGCCTGTATTTCATTTTAGTGTTGTCATGGGTAGTGGCGTATTTTAACGGGCGCCCCATAGAATGCACTCTTATCAGTGCCATGGTCATGGCTAGTGTTATCGCTTATCAAAAAGCGCACCATAGCGAAGCCATTTTACCCTTTTTATACCCGGGCGTTGGGTTTTTTGCGCTTTTTGGGGTTTATAAGGATTTTGGTGCAGTGGCGATCATTTGGCTTTTAGTCGTGGTGGCGGCAAGCGATGTGGGGGCGTTTTTTGGAGGCAAGCTTTTAGGCAAAACCCCTTTCACGCCCACTTCGCCGAATAAAACCTTAGAGGGTGCGTTGATTGGCGTTGTTTTGGCAAGCGTTTTAGGATCGTTTGTGGGCATGGGGAAATTGAGCGGAGGCTTTCTTATGGCGCTTCTATTTAGTTTTTTAATCGCTCTTGTGGCGGTGTTTGGGGATTTGTATGAAAGCTATTTGAAAAGAAGGGTCGGGATCAAAGATAGCGGTAAGATTTTACCCGGGCATGGGGGCGTTTTAGACCGGTTGGATTCCATGCTTTTTGGGGCTTTAGGCTTGCATGCGTTGTTGTATTTTTTAGAAGTTTGGAAAGAGACAGCGGTGTTTTTAGGGGATTGA